A segment of the Cohnella algarum genome:
AGGCGAAGGAGCTGCTCAAGCTTACCGATGCGAAGACATACGAAATCGCGGCGAAAGTCGGCTATAAAGACCCGCATTACTTCAGCCTCATTTTCAAAAAAGCGACCGGAGAGACGCCGAAGGAGCATCGGCAGAAGGCGGCCATGCCATGATGGCGCCCATGAGGAGGCTTTCTTTCGGCAGCATTCAGACGAACATGGCGGCCGCGTTCGCGAGCCTGATTTTGCTGACGGTGCTGCTGCTCGGTTTTATCGCTTACCAGCTGTCGACGGCGGCCGTCCGGAGGTCCGCGGAAGATTACACGGCCGAGCTTGTCCGGCAGGTGAACGCGAACATCCGAACCTATGTCGACAACATGCGAACGATATCGTCCCTCGCGCTGAACAACCGCGACGTCCGCTCGTTCGTCGCGGGCTTGGACGCGCTGCCGGAGGACGAGCGCCGGGCGACGGAGGAGCGAATCTCGGACTTTTTTCGCTCGATCCTCCTTTCCCGAAACGACATCGCCTCGATCCAGATCGCGGGCTATGACGGCTCGTTCGTCTCCGACCGGCGGGAAGCGAAGCTTAACCCATACGTCAGCATACCGGAGCAATCGTGGTACAAGCTGGCCCGTGCCGCGGAAGGCGGCATCGTCGTTTCTTCGTCGCACATTCAGCCTATTTACAGGAACGAGTATCGCTGGGTCGTGTCGCTCAGCCGCGAATTGCGCCGGGACGATGGAACCGGGGTGGGCATCCTGCTCGTCGATCTCAACTTCAACGTGATGAACGACATGCTGTCGCAAATCGATTTGGGACAACGCGGCTACGTATTTATCGTCAGCGATGACGGCAATCTCGTCTACCACCCGCAGCAGCAGCTCGTGTACAGCGGCTTGAAGACGGAGCGCATCGACGACGTTCTTCGCCGGGGCGGCGGCAGCTTCGAGACGGACGAAGGAAGCCAAAGCCGGATTTATACGATCCAGGACAGCGGCTTCGGCTGGAAAATCGTCGGCGTCTCGTACGTGAGCGAGCTTGTCGGCAACAAGCGCCAGATGGACCTCTCGCTTCTGGCGTGGGGCGGGTTTTGCCTGCTCGTCGCGATCGCGCTGTCCGTGCTGCTCTCCCGCGGGCTTTCCCGTCCGATCAAGCGGCTGCAGGAACGAATGCGCGAGGTCGAGCGCGGCAATCTGGACATATACGTGCCGCCGGACGGACAGCGGGAAATCGGGCTGCTTGCGCGCACGTTCAATATGATGGTGGCCCAAATCAAGGAGCTGATGAGTCAGGTGGTGCGGGAGCAGGAGTTCAAGCGCCGAAGCGAGCTGAACGCGCTGCAGGCGCAGATCAATCCGCATTTTCTGTACAACACGCTCGATTCGATCGTCTGGATGGCCGAAGCGAAAAAATCGGAGGAAGTCGTGCTTATGGCGTCCGCGTTGGCCCGCTTGTTCCGCAGCTCGATCAGCAAAGACCGGGAGCTTGTTCCCGTGCGAACGGAAATCGAACATATCGCGAACTATTTGACGATTCAGAAGATGCGCTACAAAAATAAAATCGATTACCGCATCGACGTCGATTCGGCCATTCTCGACTGTTTGACGATCAAGGTGCTGCTGCAGCCGCTCGTCGAAAACGCGATTTACCACGGGCTGAAAAACAAATACGGTCCCGGATGCATCGCGATCTCCGGCGAACGCGTTGCAGACCGCATCGTCTTTCGGATCGCGGACGACGGCGTCGGCATGGACGAGGACATGCTGGCGAAGCTGATGCGCCCGGACGCCCGGAAAGCCGACGGCCGAGGGATCGGCGTCGCGAACGTGCGCGAGCGGATCCGGCTTCACTTCGGTCCCGAGTTCGGACTGGTTTACGAGAGCGAGCCCGAGGAAGGGACGACGGTAACGGTGACGATTCCCGCCGTGGAGCCGCGCGAGGAAGAACGGTGCGACAAGGCCTCCGGCGAGCCGGAGGGGGGAAGGGAGGCCGCGCCATGACGACCGGAGTCCGGGGATGGGGGCGGCTGCTGACGCTGCTGCTCGCGCTTGCGGCGGCCGGCGGGGCGGTTTATTGCGCGACCGGCCGGCTCGCGGATATGGGAGGCGGGAGCGACAGGCCCCGCATCGTCGTCATTATCAAGGAATCGAAATCGATGGAGTTTTGGCAGGTGTTCGAAAGCGGGGCGGAAGCCGCGGCCAAGGAATTCGAAGCGGATATCGCGGTGATCGGGCCCGGCAAGGAAACCGACGTCGACGCGCAAATCGCGATGGCGGAGAAGGCGGCGGCCGAAAGGCCAGACGCGATCGTTCTCGCGGCGGCGGACTACAACCGTCTCGCGCCGGCCGCCGAAACGATCGGCAAGCTCGGCATCCCGCTGATCATGGCCGATTCGGCGGTGAACAGCGATCGCCCGAAAAGCTTTATCGCGACGGACAACGTGGCGGCGGGCGAAAAGGTCGGCCGATTGATGGCGGAGCAGCTGTCGGCCACCGGAGGAAAAGTCGCCGTCATGAGCTTCGTTCAAGGATCGGCGTCGCAAATCGACCGGGAGCGGGGCGTGCGCAACGCGCTGGAGAAGGCGCCGGGCGTCGAGGTAGTCGGCACGTTTTACAGCGACGGCATCGAACGGAAAGCCTACGAGACGACGCTCGAGCTGCTGAAGGAGCACCCCGATCTGAAGGGCATCGTCGGTCTGAACGAGGCGTCGTCCGTCGGCCCGGGAAAGGCGCTTCGCGACGCCGGCGCGGCCGGGCGGGTCAAGCTGGTCGGCTTCGACAGCTCGGTCGAGGAGGTCAAGCTGCTCGAAGAGGGCGTCATGCAGGGGACGATCGTGCAGCGGCCGTTCAATATGGGCTACCTGGGCGTCAAAACGGCGGTTCAAGCGATCCGGGGCGAGAAGGTGCCGAAGACGATCGACACGGGTTCCGTGATCATTACGAAGGCGAACATGTACGAGGACGAAAATCAAAAGCTGCTCTTCCCGTTCGTGGGAGAGTAGCTTTTTTCGCATTAGGCAAGCTGGGGGAGCGATCGTAAAATATTCGACTTTTTACGGAAGTTTTTCTATTCTTCTCGGAATTGAATCCGCTTACAATCAAGGCGTTAAGTTGAAATACCATGCCGGTTTCGACGGCGGGAAGGGGAGTGGCTTTGGAGATGAGCGAAATACGGGTCCGGATGGAGGACATCAGCAAATCGTTCCCCGGCGTCAAGGCGCTCGACCGGTGCCGGTTCGAGCTCCGGGCCGGCGAAGTGCACGCGCTCGTGGGCGAGAACGGCGCCGGCAAGTCGACGATGATGAAGGTTCTCACCGGGGTTTATACGAAAGATTCCGGATCGATCCGGTACATGGGGCGGGAGTTCGAGCCTGTCGGGACGAAAGCGGCGCAGGACGCGGGCATTATCATGATTCACCAGGAGCTCAACCTGGCGCAGGATTTGACCGTCGCGCAAAACATTTTCATCGGCCGGGAACCGCGGATCGCCGGATTGTTCCTCGACGAGAAGCGGCAGGAGCGGATGGCCCGGGAACTGCTGGACCGGCTGCGTCTGAACGTGGATCCGCGGGCGCCGGTGTCGAAGCTCACGGTCGCCAAGCAGCAGATGGTGGAAATCGCCAAGGCGCTCTCCTTCGACGCCAAGGTGCTGATCATGGACGAACCGACAGCCGCGCTGAGCGATTCGGAGATCGAGGACTTGTTCGCGATCGTCAACCGGCTTCGGCGGGAAGGCGTAGGGATCGTCTACATTTCCCACCGGATGGACGAACTGAAGACGATCGCGGACCGCATCACGGTGATGAGGGACGGCGCCTACATCGATACCGTTCACGCGGCGGACGTGACGAGCGACCGGATCATTTCGATGATGGTCGGCCGGGAGTTCTATTACAGCAAACGCTCCGACATCGCCTCCGGCGGCGGGGAGGTCGTCCTCGAGGCGAAGGGGCTCAGTCGGGGGAAGACGCTGAAAAACGTCGATTTCCGGCTGAAAAAAGGCGAAATTCTCGGTTTTGCCGGCCTGGTCGGGGCGGGGAGGACCGAAGTGGCGAGAGCGGTGTTCGGAGCGGACCCCGTGGATTCGGGGGACATTTACGTCCGCGGCAAAAAGGTCAAGCTCAGAAGCCCGTACGACGCGGTGCGCCACGGCATCGGCTATTTGTCCGAAGACCGCAAGCGGTTCGGCTGCATCGTCGACATGGACGTCAAGACGAACGCGACGATCGCCGCTCTCCGCTCGTTTTGCGGGCCGCTCGGCGTCATGAAGGACAAAGCGATCGCCGGATCGTCCGAAAGAACCGTCGAGAAGCTTCGGGTGAAAACGCCCGGAATCGGGCAGAAAATGAAGCTTCTGTCCGGCGGCAACCAGCAAAAAGTCGTCATCGGCAAATGGCTGACCCGCGACTGCGACATCCTCATTTTCGACGAGCCGACGCGAGGCATCGACGTCGGGGCCAAAAGCGAAATTTACAAGCTGCTCGACGAGCTTGCGGCGCAGGGTAAATCGATCATTATGATTTCTTCGGAGCTGCCGGAAATATTGCGGCTGAGTCACCGGATCGTCGTCATGTGCGAAGGGCGCATTACGGGCGAGCTCTCGCACGACGAAGCGTCCCAGGAAGCCATCATGCGTCTTGCCACGAAGCATATGGCGTAGGCCGGAGGCTTCGGGCGACAGAAACAACAAAGGGGGAAACGGATATGAATCCGTCCGTCGCAACGACCAAGGCGTCATCCCGCTTCCGCATTCCGCCGGGAGCGCTGCAGCAATTGCTGGCCTTTGCCAGCCTGATCGTTCTCGTTGTCGTGTTTTCGCTTTCCTCGGGCAATTTCCTGCAGTTTTCCAACATCGTCGGCATTTTGATGTCGACGGCGGTCATCGGCGTTTTGGCGCTCGGGTCCACGTTCGTCATCATTACCGGCGGCATCGACCTTTCGGTCGGCACCGTCATGACGCTAAGCGCCGTCATGACCGGGGTGTTCATCACATTTTGGGGAATGCCGGTGGCAGTCGGCGTCGTCGGGGGCGTTTTGACCGGCGCGCTGTGCGGCTTTCTGTCCGGCGTCTTCGTCTCGAAGCTGAAAATTCCCCCGTTCATCGCGACGCTGGCGATGATGATGGTCGCCAAGGGACTTGCGCTTGTCATTTCCGGCGCCAAGCCGATTTATTTTACGGATCCGCACGCGACGAATTTCTCGCGAATTTCGCTCGGCAGCTTGCTCGGCATTCCATTCGCCGTGCTCGTCTTTTTCGGGGCGGCGATCGTCGGCGGTCTCGTGTTGTCCAAGACGATCGTCGGGAGGTACAATTTCGCGCTCGGCAGCAACGAGGAAGCGACCCGGCTTTCCGGCGTCAACGTCAACTTCTGGAAAATCGTCATTTATACGATCACCGGGACGTTTACGGGTCTCGCCGGCGTTCTCATCGCCTCGCGCCTGAACTCGGCGAATCCGGCTCTTGGCCAGGGCTACGAGCTGGAGGCGATCGCGGCCGTCGTCATCGGCGGCACCTCGCTCAGCGGGGGCAAGGGGACGATCGTCGGCACGGTGATCGGCGCCCTCATCATGAGCGTGCTCACCAACGGTCTCCGCATTTTGTCGGTGCCCCAGGAATGGCAGACGGTCGTCGTTGGCCTGGTCATTTTACTGGCGGTATATACGGACATTTTGCGCCGCCGGAAATCGGCGTAACGGTCCGGCGCGGCTTCCGCCGTCCGGCGAGCCGGGCGGGGAAGCGAAGGCCGCTTTTGAAGCGGCTGCGGACCTTCATCAATCATATCTTGTTGCCTTGACAGGGACAAAAAGGGGAGAAAACGGGGATGAGAAAAACATTCGGGAAATTCGTTGCCGGCGCGTCGGCTCTGGCGCTGTTGGGGTCGCTGCTCGCCGCCTGCGGGACGAACGCTTCGCAGAACGCCTCCGGGGGCGCCGGGGAAGCCGGAGGAGACGGCGGCAAAATGTATATTCCGATCGTATCCAAAGGCTTCCAGCACCAGTTTTGGCAGGCGGTCAAGCAGGGGGCCGAGAAGGCGGCCGCGGAGCTGAACGTCGAAATCACGTTCGAAGGGCCGGAGTCCGAATCCCAGGTCGACAAGCAAATCGAAATGCTGCAGGTCGCGCTTGACAAAAAGCCGGACGCCATCGGCTTCGCGGCGCTTGACAGCAAAGCCTCGGCTCCGCTGCTGGAGCAGGCGAAGGCGAATGACATTCCGGTCGTCGCCTTCGATTCCGGCGTGGAAAGCGACATCCCGGTCGCGACCGCGGCGACCGACAATATCGCCGCCGCGGGACTTGCCGCGGACAAGATGGCCGAGCTGATCGGCGGCGAGGGCGAAATCGCGATGATCGTGCACGATCAGACGAGCCGTACCGGCGTCGACCGCCGCGACGGCTTCAAAAACCGGATCGAGGAGAAATACCCGAACATCAAAATCGTCGACATTCAGTACGGCGGCGGCGATCATCTGAAGTCGACGGACCTGGCGAAGGCGATCATGCAGGCGCATCCGAATCTGAAAGGCTTCTTCGGGGCGAACGAAGGCTCGGCCATCGGCGTCCTGAACGCCGTCAAGGAAATGAACATGCAAGGCAAAATCACGATTATCGGATACGATTCGGGCAAACAGCAGATCGACGCGATCAAAAACGGCGAAATGGCCGGCGCTATTACGCAAAATCCGATCGGCATCGGCTATGAAACAGTCAAGGCGGCCGTCGCGGCGGCAAAGGGCGAAACCGTCGAACCGAACATCGACACCGGATTTTTCTACTACGACAAATCGAACATCGACGACGAAGAGATCAAGGCCGTTTTGTACGAATAGAAGCCTGAGGGATGCCATGCCAAAGTCCGGCGGGCATGAAAGCAAGAGAGGCGGCGAAGGGAACATGAACGTGGAATTTTACATCGATACGGCGGATCTCGCGCAAATTCGGGAGGCGATGTCGTGGGGCGTGCTCGACGGGGTGACGACCAACCCGTCGATCGTCGCCCGGGAAAAGCGCGGCTTCGAGGAGCTGATTCGGGATATCGGGCGCGCGACGACCGGCAAGGTGTGGTGCGAAGCCGTCGGCGCGAATGCCGACGCCATGGTCGAGGAAGCGCGCGCCTTCCGGCAATGGGCCGACCGCGTCGTCGTCAAGCTGCCGATGGGCGCGGAGGGTGTCAAGGCGGCGAGCCGGCTGGCGAAAGAAGGCATCGAGACGAACATGACGCTCGTCTACTCGGTCGGCCAGGCGGTGCTGGCGGCCAAAGCAGGAGTTCAATACGTCAGTCCCTACCTCGGGCGTGTCGACGACGTCGCCTGGTCGGGAGCCGAGCTGATCGGCGGCATCGCGAGAACGTTCTCGCGCCTTAGCCTTCCGACGAAGGTGATCGCGGCCAGCGTCCGCGGGCCGCAGCAGGTGCTGGATATGCTGAATATCGGCGTCCACGCGGTGACGACGTCCTACCCCGTTTGGGCGGCCATGATGAAGCATCCGATGACCGATATCGGGCTGGAGGGCTTTATGCGGGACTGGAAGGAAGCCGGATTATAGCCTGCCGGCGCGTTGTGGATCGCATGGCCGGTTCGGGCCGCCTGGAGCTGGACGTTCCGCGGCCGAACCGGCCTTTCGCTTGCAATTAGGAGGTAGACGATTCGAATCTGGGGGTGAATTCGGCAATGCCGCGCTATATTATGGCTCATGATTTGGGAACGTCCGGTCACAAATGCTCGGTGTTCGACGAGACCGGGCATGCGGTCGCGTGGGCTTCCTTGGCCTATCCGACTTATTACGGGGAGGGCGGCGAAGCCGAGCAGCATCCCGACGACTGGTGGGATGCCGTCGTCCGCTCGACGCGCCTCGTGCTGGATCGCGTCCGGCCATCCGACATCGCCGCGGTCGGCTTCAGCGCTCACATGATGGCCGTCTGTCCGGCGGACCGCTGCGGCCGCCCGCTCGGCCGGGCCCTCATTCACGCGGATACGCGCAGCGCTCCTCTTGCGGGCGAAGCGTTCCGGCTGCTTGACGCCGACCGTTTGTACGAGCGGACGGGCAACCGGCTCGACAGCCGCTATCCGCTGCTCAAGCTGATGTGGCTCAAGCGCCGCCGTCCCGACGCATATCGCGAGGCGGCGTACTTTTTGCAGCCGAAAGATTATCTTGCGGGGCGCATGTCCGGGACGTTCGGCGTCACCGATTATTCGGACGCCTCGCTGACCGGGCTTTTCGACATTCACGGCTGCCGCTGGGACGACGGGATCGCGGAGGCGTTCGGCATCGACCGGGCGAAACTGCCGGACATCGTGCCGTCGGCGACGCTCGTCGGCGGCGTAACGGCGGAAGCGGCGGCGGAAACCGGGCTCGCGCCGGGCACGCCGGTCGCGCTCGGAGGCGGCGACGGCTCGTGCGCCGCGCTCGGCGCCGGCGCGATCGCGCCGGGGGAAGCGTACGTCTATATCGGGACGACCGCCTGGGTGTCTCGCGCGGCCGCGGCGCCGGCAGCGGACGAAAAAAAACGGATTTTCACGATGTGCGGACCGGAGGCCGGGCTATACTACGGAATCGGGACGATGCAGGCGGCCGGGGCCGCCCATCAATGGGCGGCGCGGGAGCTCGGCTCGCGCGGGGCGCCGCAGGAGGACCCGTATGTACGGTTGGAGGAAGAAATCGGGCGGCTGCCATGGGGCTCGAACGGCCTCGTGTTCCATCCGTATTTGCAAGGCGAGCGGTCTCCGGTCTGGAACGAGGAGGCGCGAGGCCTGTTTTTCGGCCTGGAATCGGGTCACACCCGGTTCCATATGGCGCGGGCGGTGATGGAGGGGGTCGGATACGGGCTGCGCTCGATCGCCGAGGCGCTTCGGGGAACCGAACCCGCGGCCTGCTACGCGGCGATCGGCGGCGGCATGAAAAGCCCGGCGTGGCGGGAAATCGTCGCATCCGCCCTTGACGCGCCGATCCGGGTGCCGGCCCAAACGGAGGCGGCGACGTCGCTCGGCGCCGCGATGGCGGCCGGGGTGGCCGTCGGCATGTTCGCGGATTATGCGGACGCCCGGCGCCGGTTCGCGCGGGAGACGGCCGAAATCGCGCCGAAGGCCGACCGCGGGCGGGTGCTGGAAGGATACCGGCTTTACGTCGAGCTTTACGAAAGGCTGCGCGATTTGTACCCGCGTCTGCGGACGCTTCGCGGCTATTGATTCTTCAGGCACGATATGGTATAGTATCATGCAGTGTGAAAAAACGCACGCCGTTCAATTTCGCCGGCGGTGCTCTTCCTAGGTTCCTGCAAGGGGAGTTCCGGCGAAAGACGCGAAGCGGCGGAGGAGATTCACCTAAAACCATTTTACGGAGGTGCAGGAAAGATGGCAGTTATTTCCATGAAACAGCTTTTGGAAGCAGGGGTACACTTCGGACACCAAACCCGTCGCTGGAACCCGAAAATGGCGAAGTTCATCTTTACCGAACGGAACGGCATTTACATTATTGACCTGCAAAAAACGGTCAAAAAAGTCGACGAAGCTTACAATTTCGTACGCCAGCTCGCCGAGCAGGGCGGAACGATGCTGTTTGTCGGCACGAAGAAGCAAGCGCAAGATTCCGTTAAAGAAGAAGCGGAGCGCAGCGGTCAATTTTACATCAACCAACGCTGGCTGGGCGGCACCCTGACGAACTTCTCGACGATTCAAAAGCGGACCGACCGTCTGCACCAGTTGGATAAATGGGAAGAAGACGGCACGTTCGAACGCCTTCCGAAGAAGGAAGTCATCATTCTCCGCAAGGAAAAAGAGCGTCTCGAAAAGTTCCTCGGCGGCATCAAGAACATGCGCAAGCTGCCTGACGCGCTGTTCATCATCGATCCGCGCAAAGAACGCATCGCCGTGGCCGAAGCCCGCAAGCTCGGCATTCCGATCGTCGGCATCGTCGATACGAACTGCGATCCGGACGAGATCGATTACATCATCCCGGGCAACGACGACGCGATCCGCGCTGTGAAGCTGTTGACGTCCAAAATGGCCGACGCCATCGTCGAAGCGCATCAAGGCGAAGAGACGACGGCTTAAGCGAAGCGATCACAGGGCGGTCAGAAGAGAACCTTCTTGCCGCCCTTTTTTTACGAAACATAAGCATCTTTAAAAACGAAACATACGATCAGGAGGTTGTTGGGCGTGGCAGTGAATGCAGCAGACGTAAAAACGCTCCGCGAAAGAACCGGAGCCGGCATGTTGGATTGCAAAAAAGCGTTGGAAGAAGCGGGCGGTGACCTGACCAAGGCGGCGGAGCTTCTGCGCGAAAAGGGTCTTGCGGCAGCCGCCAAAAAAGGCGACCGCGTCGCGACGGAAGGCCGCGTGGAGTCGTACATTCACGGCGCCGGCCGCATCGGCGTGCTCGTCGAGGTCAACTGCGAGACCGACTTCGTGGCGATGACCGACCAGTTCAAGGAATTCGTCCGCGACCTGGCGATGCACATCGCCGCGGCGAACCCGAAATACGTCCGCCGCGAAGAAGTGCCGCAAGGCGATCTGGACAAGGAGCGCGAAATTCTCCGCAACCAGGCGCTCAACGAAGGCAAGCCGGAGAAGATCGTCGACAAGATGGTCGAAGGCCGCCTGAACAAGTACTACGAAGAAAACGTGCTGCTTGAGCAATCGTTCGTCAAAGATCCGGACAAAACGGTTCAAACGCTGCTCAACGAAAAAATCGCGACGATCGGCGAGCAAATTTCGATCCGCCGTTTCGTCCGTTTCGAGCTGGGCGAAGGCATGGAAAAGAAACAAGACAACTTCGTCGATGAAGTTATGGCCCAAGTGAAAGCATAAAGCAGCATTTCGTCCAACCAAGGGGAACACGCCGTGTTCCCTTTTTTCGAGGGGCTTAAAGCCGTTCCGGCGCCAGGGCAATCGAAAGAAATAGAACCAGTGGAGGTACAAACGTTGAATCGTCCCGTTTACAAACGCGTCGTATTGAAAGTCAGCGGAGAGTCGCTTGCCGGCCAGAACGGCTACGGAATCGACGCCGCGACCATTTTGTCGATTGCCGAACAAGTCAAGGAAGTCGTCGAGCTCGGCGTGGAAGTCGCCATCGTCTGCGGCGGCGGCAACATCTGGCGGGGCATTTCCGGCAGCCAAAAAGGCATCGACCGGGCCACCGCGGATTATATGGGCATGCTGGCCACCGTCATGAACTCGCTTGCCCTTCAGGACGCGTTGGAGCAAATCGACGTGCCGACGCGGGTGCAGACCTCCATCGCCATGCAGCAAATCGCCGAGCCTTACATTCGCCGCAGGGCGATCCGCCATCTGGAAAAGGGCCGCGTCGTCATTTTCGCCGCCGGAACCGGCAATCCGTTTTTCTCGACGGACACGACGGCCGCGCTGCGCGCCGCCGAAATCGAAGCCGAAGTCATTCTGATGGCGAAAAACAAGGTCGACGGCGTCTACAGCGCCGACCCGTTCAAGGACGCGAACGCGCAAAAATACGAGCAATTGACGTATATGGACGTGTTGAACAAAAATCTCGGCGTCATGGATTCTACGGCATCATCCCTATGCAT
Coding sequences within it:
- a CDS encoding transaldolase family protein; the protein is MNVEFYIDTADLAQIREAMSWGVLDGVTTNPSIVAREKRGFEELIRDIGRATTGKVWCEAVGANADAMVEEARAFRQWADRVVVKLPMGAEGVKAASRLAKEGIETNMTLVYSVGQAVLAAKAGVQYVSPYLGRVDDVAWSGAELIGGIARTFSRLSLPTKVIAASVRGPQQVLDMLNIGVHAVTTSYPVWAAMMKHPMTDIGLEGFMRDWKEAGL
- the tsf gene encoding translation elongation factor Ts, with translation MAVNAADVKTLRERTGAGMLDCKKALEEAGGDLTKAAELLREKGLAAAAKKGDRVATEGRVESYIHGAGRIGVLVEVNCETDFVAMTDQFKEFVRDLAMHIAAANPKYVRREEVPQGDLDKEREILRNQALNEGKPEKIVDKMVEGRLNKYYEENVLLEQSFVKDPDKTVQTLLNEKIATIGEQISIRRFVRFELGEGMEKKQDNFVDEVMAQVKA
- a CDS encoding ABC transporter permease, yielding MNPSVATTKASSRFRIPPGALQQLLAFASLIVLVVVFSLSSGNFLQFSNIVGILMSTAVIGVLALGSTFVIITGGIDLSVGTVMTLSAVMTGVFITFWGMPVAVGVVGGVLTGALCGFLSGVFVSKLKIPPFIATLAMMMVAKGLALVISGAKPIYFTDPHATNFSRISLGSLLGIPFAVLVFFGAAIVGGLVLSKTIVGRYNFALGSNEEATRLSGVNVNFWKIVIYTITGTFTGLAGVLIASRLNSANPALGQGYELEAIAAVVIGGTSLSGGKGTIVGTVIGALIMSVLTNGLRILSVPQEWQTVVVGLVILLAVYTDILRRRKSA
- a CDS encoding sensor histidine kinase; translated protein: MMAPMRRLSFGSIQTNMAAAFASLILLTVLLLGFIAYQLSTAAVRRSAEDYTAELVRQVNANIRTYVDNMRTISSLALNNRDVRSFVAGLDALPEDERRATEERISDFFRSILLSRNDIASIQIAGYDGSFVSDRREAKLNPYVSIPEQSWYKLARAAEGGIVVSSSHIQPIYRNEYRWVVSLSRELRRDDGTGVGILLVDLNFNVMNDMLSQIDLGQRGYVFIVSDDGNLVYHPQQQLVYSGLKTERIDDVLRRGGGSFETDEGSQSRIYTIQDSGFGWKIVGVSYVSELVGNKRQMDLSLLAWGGFCLLVAIALSVLLSRGLSRPIKRLQERMREVERGNLDIYVPPDGQREIGLLARTFNMMVAQIKELMSQVVREQEFKRRSELNALQAQINPHFLYNTLDSIVWMAEAKKSEEVVLMASALARLFRSSISKDRELVPVRTEIEHIANYLTIQKMRYKNKIDYRIDVDSAILDCLTIKVLLQPLVENAIYHGLKNKYGPGCIAISGERVADRIVFRIADDGVGMDEDMLAKLMRPDARKADGRGIGVANVRERIRLHFGPEFGLVYESEPEEGTTVTVTIPAVEPREEERCDKASGEPEGGREAAP
- a CDS encoding xylulokinase translates to MPRYIMAHDLGTSGHKCSVFDETGHAVAWASLAYPTYYGEGGEAEQHPDDWWDAVVRSTRLVLDRVRPSDIAAVGFSAHMMAVCPADRCGRPLGRALIHADTRSAPLAGEAFRLLDADRLYERTGNRLDSRYPLLKLMWLKRRRPDAYREAAYFLQPKDYLAGRMSGTFGVTDYSDASLTGLFDIHGCRWDDGIAEAFGIDRAKLPDIVPSATLVGGVTAEAAAETGLAPGTPVALGGGDGSCAALGAGAIAPGEAYVYIGTTAWVSRAAAAPAADEKKRIFTMCGPEAGLYYGIGTMQAAGAAHQWAARELGSRGAPQEDPYVRLEEEIGRLPWGSNGLVFHPYLQGERSPVWNEEARGLFFGLESGHTRFHMARAVMEGVGYGLRSIAEALRGTEPAACYAAIGGGMKSPAWREIVASALDAPIRVPAQTEAATSLGAAMAAGVAVGMFADYADARRRFARETAEIAPKADRGRVLEGYRLYVELYERLRDLYPRLRTLRGY
- a CDS encoding sugar ABC transporter ATP-binding protein, giving the protein MSEIRVRMEDISKSFPGVKALDRCRFELRAGEVHALVGENGAGKSTMMKVLTGVYTKDSGSIRYMGREFEPVGTKAAQDAGIIMIHQELNLAQDLTVAQNIFIGREPRIAGLFLDEKRQERMARELLDRLRLNVDPRAPVSKLTVAKQQMVEIAKALSFDAKVLIMDEPTAALSDSEIEDLFAIVNRLRREGVGIVYISHRMDELKTIADRITVMRDGAYIDTVHAADVTSDRIISMMVGREFYYSKRSDIASGGGEVVLEAKGLSRGKTLKNVDFRLKKGEILGFAGLVGAGRTEVARAVFGADPVDSGDIYVRGKKVKLRSPYDAVRHGIGYLSEDRKRFGCIVDMDVKTNATIAALRSFCGPLGVMKDKAIAGSSERTVEKLRVKTPGIGQKMKLLSGGNQQKVVIGKWLTRDCDILIFDEPTRGIDVGAKSEIYKLLDELAAQGKSIIMISSELPEILRLSHRIVVMCEGRITGELSHDEASQEAIMRLATKHMA
- a CDS encoding substrate-binding domain-containing protein, whose amino-acid sequence is MTTGVRGWGRLLTLLLALAAAGGAVYCATGRLADMGGGSDRPRIVVIIKESKSMEFWQVFESGAEAAAKEFEADIAVIGPGKETDVDAQIAMAEKAAAERPDAIVLAAADYNRLAPAAETIGKLGIPLIMADSAVNSDRPKSFIATDNVAAGEKVGRLMAEQLSATGGKVAVMSFVQGSASQIDRERGVRNALEKAPGVEVVGTFYSDGIERKAYETTLELLKEHPDLKGIVGLNEASSVGPGKALRDAGAAGRVKLVGFDSSVEEVKLLEEGVMQGTIVQRPFNMGYLGVKTAVQAIRGEKVPKTIDTGSVIITKANMYEDENQKLLFPFVGE
- the rpsB gene encoding 30S ribosomal protein S2, which gives rise to MAVISMKQLLEAGVHFGHQTRRWNPKMAKFIFTERNGIYIIDLQKTVKKVDEAYNFVRQLAEQGGTMLFVGTKKQAQDSVKEEAERSGQFYINQRWLGGTLTNFSTIQKRTDRLHQLDKWEEDGTFERLPKKEVIILRKEKERLEKFLGGIKNMRKLPDALFIIDPRKERIAVAEARKLGIPIVGIVDTNCDPDEIDYIIPGNDDAIRAVKLLTSKMADAIVEAHQGEETTA
- the pyrH gene encoding UMP kinase, whose amino-acid sequence is MNRPVYKRVVLKVSGESLAGQNGYGIDAATILSIAEQVKEVVELGVEVAIVCGGGNIWRGISGSQKGIDRATADYMGMLATVMNSLALQDALEQIDVPTRVQTSIAMQQIAEPYIRRRAIRHLEKGRVVIFAAGTGNPFFSTDTTAALRAAEIEAEVILMAKNKVDGVYSADPFKDANAQKYEQLTYMDVLNKNLGVMDSTASSLCMDNNIPLLVFAITEKGNIKRAVLGEKIGTIVKGSVN
- a CDS encoding ABC transporter substrate-binding protein, with protein sequence MRKTFGKFVAGASALALLGSLLAACGTNASQNASGGAGEAGGDGGKMYIPIVSKGFQHQFWQAVKQGAEKAAAELNVEITFEGPESESQVDKQIEMLQVALDKKPDAIGFAALDSKASAPLLEQAKANDIPVVAFDSGVESDIPVATAATDNIAAAGLAADKMAELIGGEGEIAMIVHDQTSRTGVDRRDGFKNRIEEKYPNIKIVDIQYGGGDHLKSTDLAKAIMQAHPNLKGFFGANEGSAIGVLNAVKEMNMQGKITIIGYDSGKQQIDAIKNGEMAGAITQNPIGIGYETVKAAVAAAKGETVEPNIDTGFFYYDKSNIDDEEIKAVLYE